The nucleotide window CTGTTTCTGCCACGGGGCATCGCCGCCGAAAGTCTCAAGCATGGCTGTCTGTAAAGAAAACACGGAGACAAGGGCCGCGGTGAGTGTGACGGCTTTACTGGCTGAGTAAACGGGATTATTAAGCTTCCGGTATCTCACAATATTGACGATGGCGAGAATAAGGCTGTAGAAGGTATAGCCGGCGGCGGCATAGATGATGGAGCCGGGATACCTGGCTGCTTTTCCGAAATAAACGGTATATAAGCCTATGCAGATGACTGTGGCTGTCAGGATCGGAAGCAGGTATCCGGAAAACCGGAATTTTTGAAAATTCAGGCTGGGATCTTGCTTCTTTTTTCTGACACGGCGGAGCAGCAGGACCTTTTCTGTGCTGAGAAGCATGTAGTAGAGCGCTGTCATGCCAAACCATACAGAATGAAGACAGATACCCACGGCGGCTTTGTATATAGAATAGATCATGCTGACCGCGAACGACCCATAGAGGGATACCTCCGCTTTAAAATCCAGCTCCGTCAGATACCGGTGGAAGAAGACGCTGCGGTGGAGCAGAGCCCTTCCTTTTTTCACCAGGACGATCATCCGCAGAACAATGGCGGCCGTTGTATAAGCAGAGACCATGTATATGGTATAAGCGGCAGCCGGATTAACGGGTTTCCAGATAAAAACAACAGCCAGGAGCACGGAGGAAACAAGGGACAGAAAAATAAGCAGCAGGATATTGGGATATAACAGCCTGTGAAGGATCTGTTTTTGCCGTTCCATGGTCACACTTCCTATCGCAGCCCTTTTCGGACTGGTATGAGGCAGAGAAACAGGAGGATTCCCACGATTCCTACTACGATGCCGGGGATCAAAAGTCCTTCCCAGACCATGGTCATGCACATTCCAGTGCCCAGTACCAAAGCGGCTGCGACTCCAAGTGCGGCGGTCCCTGCAGCTTTTGCGCGCAGGACGACAGCAGGCTTTCCCTGCATCCGGCGGCGGACGATCCGCATTGCGAGCAGAACAACCAGACCGGCGATGCCGGCAAAAACTCCCTGCCGGAATGTTCCCCATTCGGAGATCAGACACATGCACATTCCCAGCGCGAATAATATTCCTCCCACTGTTCCCATGACCAGAGAGACAAAGTTGATTTTTTTCATTTACTTCTCCTTTCCTGGCGTTCGGCATGTTCTTTTTTTACCTGCTCAGCATGTTCGACGACTCTGGCCCTCGCTTCCTCGATGGTTTCTCCTTCATCGGCCAGAAAAGTATTGATAAACAGATCTTCCACCTTTTTATATCCGGAGACCACGCTGTTTTCCATCTTCTTGTATCCGCCTGTTACGGCATTTTCGATCTTTTTATTTGCTTCTTTGAATTTGGACATCTTGTTTTTTCCTTTCTGTGAAACAGTTGTTTGTGTTTCTGTTGTATAGTATAATGTCTCCGAAAGAACAGAACAATCATCAATATATGTGCATTTGTTGAGATAATGGAGGTCTGCATGAATACGCCGAATAATAAACGCAGGAGAGATTCTCAGAAAAGAATCGAGGCGGCCTTTATACAACAGCTCCAGTACCTGGATCTGAATAAAATTTCTGTTACGGATATCTGTAAATCGGCCGGTGTGAACAGGACTACTTTCTATGCGAACTATCTGGATGTCTATGACCTGGCGGATGCCGTGCAGAGAAAGCTGGAAGAAGAGGTTTTCGGCTTGTATAAGGAAGAGCGGGAACAAAAGTATAACAGCAATGATTTTCTGAAGCTTTTTCGCCATATCAAGGAAAATCAGATGTTCTACAAAACGTATTTCAAGCTGGGGCTGGACGGGAAATTTGAAATTACGGAATATGACGTACATCAGGCCGCATCCTATTATGACAATCAATATATTGAATATCATATGGAATTTTTCCGAAACGGGCTGAATGCCATAATCAAGAAGTGGCTGCAGAATGACTGTGAAGAATCGCCGGAAGAGATAGCCTCCATTATTATGGCGGAATATGGGGCAAAGTGAGCCGGGGAATATCCTCAGTGTGAATAATGCGGCCCGCTGCATTATGTGCGCGGGCCGCTTATTCTGTCCGATTAAAGGTTTGCTTTTTCCAGATAAGCCTGTATTGCGCGCCCGATGAATTCTGACGCGCCGATTCCGTATTTTTTGTCGGTGGTTTCGATGAAAGCGGGGCTCGTCAGATATAGCTCAGCCATGAAGGACCAATGGTTTTCTCCCATGTCCATGGTTCCGTTGCAGTCATCGGTAAAAGAGATCAATTCCCGGACAGCTTTCTGGACCTCGGGGGAGGCGGTGTCCCTGCCTAAGTCAGCCGTGAGCTTTTTGGTGAGCTCTTCTGTTTTTTCAATGAGACCGGGAACCTCCGGTTGGGAAACAGAAGGGCCGTGGGACAAATATTCCAGGAAATTTTTTTTCATGGCGTTTGTGAAATTTTCCAGGCTGCCATACTCTTTTACCGCCATATCTGCTGTTTCTTCTTCATTTCCTTTTAATCCAGAGATCATCTTGTCGAAAGCTTCCATGCTTCCCAGACGTTCCGTGATCTCATCCGCATGGGTCATTTTGAACTCATTCAGAGCGCGGAAATAATCGTTCATGTCAAAATCTTTAAATTCCATACATCGTTCTCCTTTCGCAAGCTTATCCAATAACTTTAACAGAGCGTTCAGCCGGTCTCGCTTTATGAGAATCAGTTCTCTCTGCTTTTTAAATGCCGCGGTTTTGTCAAACTGCGGATTCTCCATGATCGCCTTGATTTCCTTTAAAGTGAAATCCAGTTCCTTAAAAAACAGTATCTGCTGCAGAGTCTCCAGTGCGGCGTCGTCATATAAGCGGTATCCCGCGGCGGTCACCTCCGTCGGCCTGAACAGGCCGATCTCGTCGTAGAACTGGAGGGTCCGTACACTGATACCGGTGAGTGAAGATACTTGTTTTACTGTCATCATATCCGATCACCTCCTTGCTCTATACTGTACACTATCACCATGCGTGAGAGTCAATGGTTTTTTTCTCCTTTCTGCCGCACCATACATAGGAGCGGTCATTCTGGATAGTTGAGCCGTTCTTCTCCGATATTTGTGAGGACCTCTTTCAGGTACCGGTTGGCCAGATAGTTGGCCATCGGCAGGTTCATGTCCATATAGTTGCCGCAGTCTCTGGCTCTGGCGCCGGGGACTTCACTGCTGAAATCTCGGATGAAGGTGAACATTTCCGTCATCAGAGGTACGATGTCTCTGGACTCATAATCTCCCGCGAGCAGGAGATAGCAGCCGGTACGGCAGCCCATGGGGCCGAAATAGACCGTCTTGCTTCCGTATACAGGATGGTTCCGCAGGAATGTGGCTCCCAGATGTTCGATGGTGTGCAGCTCGGCGGTGTTCATGACCGGTTCATGATTGGGCCGGGTCATCCGGATATCGAAGGTAGTGACGACTTCTCCTCCCACATGGTCTTTTCTGGATACATAAAGGCCCGGCAGCAGGGCCAGATGATTTACGGTGAAGCTGGCGATTTTCTCCATAATTGTCTCCTTTTCCTTTTGCATATCAATGTCACCAGTATAACGGAACAGAGGCAGAAGAGCAAGAGAAAACCGTCTGTTGACAGGGGCCGGAGCGGGTGTTACACTAAAACCTAGAATGCCCGGATCTAAGAGTGATTCAGCCGGGGATGAACGAGATTATCTGCACAAGGAGGAAGAAACAGATGCTAGACGGAAAGAAGACCCTGTTCAGCGGCATGCAGGCTACGGGGAACCTTACACTGGGAAATTATCTGGGGGCCCTGAAAAACTGGGTGACCATCAGTGATGAATATAACTGCTTTTACAGCGTGGTGGATATGCATTCCATAACGGTCCGCCAGGACCCGGCCGTTTTGAGGAAGCGGGCCAGGACGCTCCTGACCCTGTATATCGCGGCGGGACTTGATCCGGTCAAAAACTGTATTTATTATCAGTCCCATGTTTCCGCCCACGCGGAGCTGGCCTGGATTCTCAACTGCTTTACCTATATGGGCGAACTCAACCGCATGACCCAATTCAAGGATAAGGCCGCGAAGCACGCGGACAATATCAATGCCGGGCTTTTTACGTATCCCGTTCTGATGGCGGCAGATATTCTTCTGTACCAGGCGGATCTGGTGCCTGTGGGTATCGACCAGATGCAGCATCTGGAGATCACGAGGGACATTGCCCAGAGGTTCAACAGCACCTATGGGGATGTATTTACTCTGCCGGAAGCGTATATCGGCAAGGTAGGGGCAAAGATCATGAGCCTCCAGGAACCCTCCAAGAAGATGTCCAAGTCCGATGAAAATCCAAATGGAAGCATCTATCTGATGGACGATAAAGACACCATTATGAGGAAATGCAAGAGGGCCGTCACGGATTCTGTGGGCATCATCCGTTATACCGACGATCAGCCGGGGTTGAAGAACCTGATCGACATTTACTGTGCATGTACGGGAAAGACGCCGGATGAGACGATGAAGGAATTTGACGGAAAGGGATATGGAGAATTTAAGCCTGCCGTGGGAGAAGCCGTTGCGGCAATCCTTGTTCCCCTTCAGGAGGAACAGGCCAGACTGACGGCCGATAAAGCGTATATAGACGGGATCATTAAGGAAAATGCCGAAAAAGCCGCTTATTATGCGAATAAGACGCTTCGCAAGGTGCAGAGGAAGATTGGATTTCCGGACAGAATAAGAAATTGAGAGAACATATTTATTAGAATACAGGGAGGGCTGAGATATGAAGCTGGTGACATACCGATATGAAGAAAAGGAAGCGGTGGGAGTGATATCCCCCTGTGGGAATTATGTATATCCGGTGAAAGACCTCGGATTTGCTTATGATACAATGAACGAGCTCATTGACGCTCTGTCCGGCGAAGGGCTTTGCGGCCTTCAGAAAGCGGCGGAGGCCGGTACAGAGGCGGAGATACCGTTTGAACAGGTGGAGCTTTTGGCGCCGATCCCGGTCCCGAAGCAGGATATGATCTGTCTGGGAATCAATTATATGGCCCATGCAGAAGAGTCGGCCCGTTATAAGAAAGAAGCCTTTGGCGGAGAACGGCCCTTTGCCGTGTACTTTTCCAAGCGGATTGGGGAAGCCGTGAAGCCTTATGGAGAGATAGAAGGTCATTTGGATATCGTGGAACGCCTGGACTATGAAGCGGAGCTGGCTTTTGTCATAGGAAAGGATGCAAAAAAGGTAGAGGAAAAAGACGCGGCCGGATATATATTGGGCTACACAGTCATCAATGATGTCAGCGCCAGGGAAATCCAGACGCGGCATAAGCAGTGGTATTTCGGAAAAGGCCTGGATGGCTTCACACCTATGGGGCCCTGGATCGTCACGGCGGATGAGATCTCGTTTCCTCCGAAACTGGGCATCCAGTCCAGGGTCAACGGAGAACTTCGCCAGGACAGCAATACGGAGCTTTTGATTTTTGATATCCCCCATATCATCCACGAGCTGTCTCAGGGGATCACTTTAAAAGCGGGTACGATCATTGCGACGGGGACGCCGGCAGGAGTGGGAATGGGATTTGACCCGCCCAAATTCTTAAAGGCGGGAGATGAGATCGCCTGCACCATTGAGGGCATCGGTACGATCAAGAATGTGGTGAAATGACGGCGGAGCTGCTGAGGGCAGCGGGCTGACAATACAAACGGCGGCAGGAGGGGACTCCTGCCGCCGTTTCATTTCGTAGGAAAGCTTATGTACTGCCGGAAAATTATTTTTTCGGTACGGCTTTCTGCAGAGCGGAGCTTATGGCCTCTGTGAGCGCCATAGAGGTGTACTGAGAACTCTGGTCATAGGAAAGGCCGGTCACTCCCTGGTTTGCCACTACCTGTTCTGCCAGGTTCTCCATGGCCGGAGCCATCAGAGGATACATGGTGGCTACGGAATCCTCCAGGTTCACGAAACGGACGGATTTAATCTGATCAGAGTCCACCACTACCTCCACATCAATGGCCTGGTTGTTCAGCGACAAAGATGAGGTATAGACGCCGGGAGTATATTGAGAAACGGTGGCGTTCGTTTCCGTTGTCTTATTTTTCGGTGCGAACATACAGACCAGAAGAATGATGAGAAGGATGCCCAGGGCAACGAAAATACCCGTGTAGATCAGCTCTTTCGTGCGTAATACAACTATTTTTGTTTTGGAACTCATAGACGGCTCCTCGATTTCCTTTGTACAGGATATGAGGAAGCGGACTGGAATATGACAGTTGTACCGAAAAGAGGGAAATGGTATAATAGGTATCACTCAGCGAAACAATACAGAGGAACACAGATAAGGGATTTGGAAAGGAACATATTTTGAAAGAACAGGAAAAAATACAGGAATCGGTCAATATAGAGCTCAAATGGGAAGAACGGGAATGGGGTGAGGATGAGTTTCCGAAGGGATCCGCTCCTGAGAAATTCTTCCGGGACAGCAAGGAGTTTGCCAATTTGATGATGATGTACAAATGCGCGATCCGGGAAGTGCAGACGAAGCTGGAGGTGCTGGACGATGAATTTTCTGTCCGGTATAAGAGAAATCCGATTTCTTCCATTCAGACCAGAGTGAAGAAGCCGATCAGTATTTTCCGGAAGCTTAAGAAGTACGGTCTGGAACTGACTCCAGAGAATATCCTGAAAGGACTTCATGACGTGGCGGGCGTGAGGGTGGTCTGCGCGTTCATAGACGATATTTATATGGTCGCCGCCCTCCTGGCGAACCAGGACGACATCACAGTCCTCCAGGTAAAGGACTATATTAAGGAACCGAAAGCGAACGGCTACAGAAGCTATCACATGATCGTGGAGATTCCGGTATTCTTTTCCAGGGGAAAGACGCCGATGAAGGTTGAGATCCAGATACGGACCATTGCCATGGATTTCTGGGCCAGCCTGGAGCACCAGCTTCGGTATAAAAAGGATATCGAGGACGTGGAAGGACACGAAGAGATCAGCGGGAGGCTGTTGGAATGTGCCGACACCATTTCGGATACGGACAGGAAGATGCAGGAGATCAAGCGGATGATCGGAGAGTTCAACGATCTGTCATGACGGATGTCAGGGACACGTTTGGGGCTTTGGAAAGAGGGATGATATGTCACTTCAGTTTATTTTGGGGGGAGCGGGCACCGGAAAATCTTACTATATGAATCACGCTCTTGTGAAAGAGGCGTCGGCGCATCCAGAGCGGCGGTTCCTTGCCATCGTGCCGGAGCAGTTTACGATGGAAACCCAGAAAGAACTGGCGGACATCCATCCGGGGCACAGCATCCTGAATATAGACATTTTGAGCTTTGAGCGCCTGGCCTACCGGGTTTTCGAGGAACTTTCCTGTGTGCCTCATGCTGTGCTGGACGATATGGGGAAGAGCATGGTGCTTCGGAAAGCGTGCGCCGGGGTGGAGAAGGAGCTGGAAGTCTATCGGGGACACCTGGACAGGGCGGGGTTTATCGATCAGTTAAAGTCTGTGATGTCCGAGTTTGGTCAGTACCGGATAGGAGAAGAAGAACTGAAAAGGCTGACTGTGAGTACAGAAAACAGGCCTCTTCTGCACAGAAAGCTGGAAGATCTGCAGGTGCTGTTCGGCGCGTTCCGCGCTTCCATGGAAGAGGGTACCATAACGGCCGAAGAACTGCTGGCGGCACTGTGCCGGGTACTTCCCCGCTCAAAAAAAGTGAGGGACAGTGTGATAGCGCTGGACGGATTTACAGGCTTTACTCCTGCGCAGTATGAGGTGCTGGCTCTCCTTCTCCGCCAGGGGCGGAGGGTCATGGTGGCTGTGACGATAGATGTGGATGCGGATCCCTATGGGGAAAAGAAAAGCCACGATCTCTTTTCTCTGAGCCGAAAGACCATCGGGACCCTCAGCCGTATGGCAGAAGAGCTCCGTGCCGGACGGGACGAGGATGTTCTAATGGAAAAAAAACGGCCTCAAAGATTCCGGGAATCGAAAGAGCTAATGTTCCTGTCGGAGCAGATTTTCCGTTATCCCTGCTGCGTATGGAAGGGCGCTCCGGAGGATATTATTTTATCCAGAGCCAAAACGCCGCTGGAAGAGACGCGAACGATGGCGCAGAGGATATCGGTCCTGGTGAGGGAGAAAGGGCTCCGCTATCGGGATATCGCCGTAGTCTGCGGGGATATGGCGGGCTACAGGCCGATTTTAGAGCAGGCCATGAAAGAGGCGGGAATACCCTGCTTTTTAGATGATAAAAGAAGCCTGCTCACCAATCCTCTGGTGGAATATATGCGGGCGGCCCTGGAGATCGTGGAAAAAGACTTCTCTTATGAAAGTGTTTTCCGTTATCTTAAATGTGGGTTTCTTCCGGTGGAAGAAGACATCCTGTACGAGATGGAGAATTATGTGCTGGCTCTCGGAATCCGCGGGCATAAACGATGGAGCAGTCCATGGGAGAAGACATACCGGGGCGGCGAGCATGTGAATCTGGAGGCGCTCAACCGGGCCAGAGAAGCTGTGGCCGGTCCCCTTCTCACCCTCCGGGAGGCGTTTAAGCAAAAAGGAGCTTCTGTCCGCCGGATGACAGAGGCGCTGTTTTTATGGATGGAAGGACAGGAAGCGGATTCTGTTCTGAGGCAGATGACGGAGGCGTTTGAGGAGGCGGGGGAATACAGCCTTGCAAAAGAATATGAACAGGCCTATGAGCTGCTCTTGGGGCTGTTTGACCGGATCGTCGGTCTGCTGGGAGATGAGGTCCTCTCTGTCAGGACGTATAATGACGTGCTGGACTCCGGCTGCAGAGAAATACGGGTAGGCGTGATTCCCGCGGCCATCGACAGGGTCCTGGTGGGAGACGTGGAGCGCAGCAGACTGAAAGATATCAAGGCGTTGTTTTTTATCGGAGTGAATGACGGAAACGTGCCGTCGCCCGGAAAACAGGGCGGGCTGTTGTCGGAGCTTGACCGGGAGGAGCTGAAGGCTTATGTGGAACTCACTCCCACAAGGCGTGAGAGCAGTTTGATGGATAAATTTTATTTCTATCTCACGGTGACAAAACCGTCAAGGAAGCTTTATATCTCCTATGCGGCCGCGGATGAAGCGGGCGGAAGTAAGAGCCCTTCGTCATATATCGCCTTTCTCTGCAGGGTGTTTCCGGAGCTGGAGACAGAGTCGGAGGCGGAGAGAGATTTCTCCCATATCCTCACCCCGCCTTTGGCCATGAAAATGCTGGCGGAGGGGATGGAAGAATATCGGAATGGGAAGGCATCGAGGACTTGGGCCGCTCTGTATGACTGTCTGTACGCGGAGGAAGAGAACCGGCATCTTCTGAAGCGGATGGCGGATGCCGCCTTTTATACTTATGGAGGGGACCGGATATCCAGGGCGGTGGCCAGGGTGCTTTATGGAGAGCCATTATATGGAAGCGTGACCAGGCTGGAGACGTATGCGGTCTGCGCGTACGCTCAGTTCCTGACATATGGGCTGAATCTGGTGAAGCGGAAGGAATTTGAGTTTGCCGCCCTGGACATGGGCAACGTGTTTCACCGCGCCATTGAGCTGTGCTTCAAGAAGGCGGAGGAAAGGGGGATTTCCATCGCCTCTGCTTCCAACGGAGAACGGCATGAGCTGGTGGAAGCGGCAATGGAAGAGGCAGCCGATTCCCTGGGGAGCGACATTCTGAAAAGCTCTTCCAGAAATCATTATCTGTACGATCGAA belongs to Qiania dongpingensis and includes:
- a CDS encoding PD-(D/E)XK nuclease family protein, whose translation is MSLQFILGGAGTGKSYYMNHALVKEASAHPERRFLAIVPEQFTMETQKELADIHPGHSILNIDILSFERLAYRVFEELSCVPHAVLDDMGKSMVLRKACAGVEKELEVYRGHLDRAGFIDQLKSVMSEFGQYRIGEEELKRLTVSTENRPLLHRKLEDLQVLFGAFRASMEEGTITAEELLAALCRVLPRSKKVRDSVIALDGFTGFTPAQYEVLALLLRQGRRVMVAVTIDVDADPYGEKKSHDLFSLSRKTIGTLSRMAEELRAGRDEDVLMEKKRPQRFRESKELMFLSEQIFRYPCCVWKGAPEDIILSRAKTPLEETRTMAQRISVLVREKGLRYRDIAVVCGDMAGYRPILEQAMKEAGIPCFLDDKRSLLTNPLVEYMRAALEIVEKDFSYESVFRYLKCGFLPVEEDILYEMENYVLALGIRGHKRWSSPWEKTYRGGEHVNLEALNRAREAVAGPLLTLREAFKQKGASVRRMTEALFLWMEGQEADSVLRQMTEAFEEAGEYSLAKEYEQAYELLLGLFDRIVGLLGDEVLSVRTYNDVLDSGCREIRVGVIPAAIDRVLVGDVERSRLKDIKALFFIGVNDGNVPSPGKQGGLLSELDREELKAYVELTPTRRESSLMDKFYFYLTVTKPSRKLYISYAAADEAGGSKSPSSYIAFLCRVFPELETESEAERDFSHILTPPLAMKMLAEGMEEYRNGKASRTWAALYDCLYAEEENRHLLKRMADAAFYTYGGDRISRAVARVLYGEPLYGSVTRLETYAVCAYAQFLTYGLNLVKRKEFEFAALDMGNVFHRAIELCFKKAEERGISIASASNGERHELVEAAMEEAADSLGSDILKSSSRNHYLYDRMKKITEKTIWALGEQLAAGRFEPAAFELSFAPGENSAMRITLSEGGSMQLKGKIDRVDLFEDDEKVYVKIVDYKSGGTDFDLNAVYHGLQLQLVVYLDAVIRREQERHPGKEIVPAGMFYYQIQDPVLERESAGASPEAAVLEALRPKGLFNGEEEVVSLLQQEGGENGASKWIPAVMKDGSLVKGKSAAVSKEQLFHLRNFVSGRMKEFGTAIAGGDVSAAPYKRRDRTGCDYCDFQSVCGFDKKTAGYDYKRLAERKPEEIWKEMAEKDESGGKGR
- a CDS encoding GTP pyrophosphokinase, coding for MELKWEEREWGEDEFPKGSAPEKFFRDSKEFANLMMMYKCAIREVQTKLEVLDDEFSVRYKRNPISSIQTRVKKPISIFRKLKKYGLELTPENILKGLHDVAGVRVVCAFIDDIYMVAALLANQDDITVLQVKDYIKEPKANGYRSYHMIVEIPVFFSRGKTPMKVEIQIRTIAMDFWASLEHQLRYKKDIEDVEGHEEISGRLLECADTISDTDRKMQEIKRMIGEFNDLS
- a CDS encoding MerR family transcriptional regulator, with protein sequence MMTVKQVSSLTGISVRTLQFYDEIGLFRPTEVTAAGYRLYDDAALETLQQILFFKELDFTLKEIKAIMENPQFDKTAAFKKQRELILIKRDRLNALLKLLDKLAKGERCMEFKDFDMNDYFRALNEFKMTHADEITERLGSMEAFDKMISGLKGNEEETADMAVKEYGSLENFTNAMKKNFLEYLSHGPSVSQPEVPGLIEKTEELTKKLTADLGRDTASPEVQKAVRELISFTDDCNGTMDMGENHWSFMAELYLTSPAFIETTDKKYGIGASEFIGRAIQAYLEKANL
- the trpS gene encoding tryptophan--tRNA ligase; amino-acid sequence: MLDGKKTLFSGMQATGNLTLGNYLGALKNWVTISDEYNCFYSVVDMHSITVRQDPAVLRKRARTLLTLYIAAGLDPVKNCIYYQSHVSAHAELAWILNCFTYMGELNRMTQFKDKAAKHADNINAGLFTYPVLMAADILLYQADLVPVGIDQMQHLEITRDIAQRFNSTYGDVFTLPEAYIGKVGAKIMSLQEPSKKMSKSDENPNGSIYLMDDKDTIMRKCKRAVTDSVGIIRYTDDQPGLKNLIDIYCACTGKTPDETMKEFDGKGYGEFKPAVGEAVAAILVPLQEEQARLTADKAYIDGIIKENAEKAAYYANKTLRKVQRKIGFPDRIRN
- a CDS encoding fumarylacetoacetate hydrolase family protein, which produces MKLVTYRYEEKEAVGVISPCGNYVYPVKDLGFAYDTMNELIDALSGEGLCGLQKAAEAGTEAEIPFEQVELLAPIPVPKQDMICLGINYMAHAEESARYKKEAFGGERPFAVYFSKRIGEAVKPYGEIEGHLDIVERLDYEAELAFVIGKDAKKVEEKDAAGYILGYTVINDVSAREIQTRHKQWYFGKGLDGFTPMGPWIVTADEISFPPKLGIQSRVNGELRQDSNTELLIFDIPHIIHELSQGITLKAGTIIATGTPAGVGMGFDPPKFLKAGDEIACTIEGIGTIKNVVK
- a CDS encoding S-ribosylhomocysteine lyase; this translates as MEKIASFTVNHLALLPGLYVSRKDHVGGEVVTTFDIRMTRPNHEPVMNTAELHTIEHLGATFLRNHPVYGSKTVYFGPMGCRTGCYLLLAGDYESRDIVPLMTEMFTFIRDFSSEVPGARARDCGNYMDMNLPMANYLANRYLKEVLTNIGEERLNYPE
- a CDS encoding FMN-binding protein translates to MSSKTKIVVLRTKELIYTGIFVALGILLIILLVCMFAPKNKTTETNATVSQYTPGVYTSSLSLNNQAIDVEVVVDSDQIKSVRFVNLEDSVATMYPLMAPAMENLAEQVVANQGVTGLSYDQSSQYTSMALTEAISSALQKAVPKK
- a CDS encoding TetR/AcrR family transcriptional regulator, coding for MNTPNNKRRRDSQKRIEAAFIQQLQYLDLNKISVTDICKSAGVNRTTFYANYLDVYDLADAVQRKLEEEVFGLYKEEREQKYNSNDFLKLFRHIKENQMFYKTYFKLGLDGKFEITEYDVHQAASYYDNQYIEYHMEFFRNGLNAIIKKWLQNDCEESPEEIASIIMAEYGAK